Proteins from a single region of Novosphingobium sp. CECT 9465:
- a CDS encoding DUF2946 family protein, which produces MRPAVMGAMRHFLLIRHRITFAVIAMALAMKALVPAGFMIETRDHVLTIAICADASSGHVVAKQIVIPGKSAGGQSAAGKSGEACPFSALSMVGASGVDPALLVAALAFILLQGFLPLVAPRVTSARRIRPPLRAPPVLI; this is translated from the coding sequence ATGCGGCCGGCCGTCATGGGGGCAATGCGGCACTTCCTGCTGATCCGGCACCGAATCACCTTTGCGGTGATCGCGATGGCGCTCGCCATGAAGGCGCTCGTGCCCGCCGGCTTCATGATCGAAACACGCGATCATGTCCTGACTATCGCGATCTGCGCCGATGCCAGCAGCGGTCATGTGGTTGCGAAGCAGATCGTGATTCCCGGAAAGTCGGCAGGGGGCCAGTCGGCAGCGGGCAAATCGGGTGAAGCGTGTCCGTTCTCGGCGCTTTCGATGGTTGGCGCATCGGGGGTCGATCCTGCGCTTCTCGTCGCTGCGCTCGCTTTCATTCTCCTGCAGGGATTCCTGCCGCTTGTTGCCCCTCGCGTCACGTCGGCGCGGCGCATCCGGCCGCCATTGCGCGCGCCTCCGGTCCTTATCTGA